TCATCTTGCCGCGCTTTATTATCGTTTTGGAATCGGTTCCGGAAAGGGGGTTATTATTGAAGATTTCATAGATACTCGCGCAATTTCGGAAAAATACCCTCGTTCGTCGGAGCAGTTTGAAAATAACAATAAGAAAATCATGATTTTTTGTTCCGGCCGGATGCTGCCCGAAAAAGGGTTTGATTTGGTTATCAGGGCGTTTTCTAAAGTTGCTGATAAAGACAAATACGAATTGATTGTCAGCGGTTCCGGGCCCGAAGAGGATAATTTGCGTCTTTTGGCACAGGCGCTTGGGCTTGAATCACGAATTAAATTTCCCGGATGGGTTTCGCGCGGCGATTTACTGGATTTTTTTGCCAGAGCCGACATATTTGTTTTTCCGCGATGGTGGCTTGAATATGGTTCGGCAATTTTAACCGAAGCGATGGCGTTCGGTCTTTCAAGTATCATTCCTGGCGGAGGGGCGTTGGAGTGGTTGGTTTCTGGCGGCGCCCTGACTTTTAAAGATGGCGATATTGACGATATGGCGCGTCAAATCGAGCGTTTGGGCAAGGATGCACAGCTACGTCGAGCAATTTCCGAAAAAGCCATTATCCGCGCGCGCGAACTTTCGTATCAAAATTTAGGCGATAGACTCGCGGGAATCCTTGAATCAATAACTAAATAGTAAGAGCATCCTTGTATGGTTTTCACTTAATAACTTCCTGACGGATGATGTTTTCGGCTTTGGTCAGCATCTGCCTTTTCGTACGGCCTTCACAAAAGCCATGGAGATTCTAGAGGTTCGCGATCAGCTCTAAATTCAAAAATGAACAAGTTGAACATGAGTTGGTCGTGCCCGCAAAACAAAAGCCATCAGTTATGCTGATGGCTTTTTACTCCCGATGTTACAGAGGCTTCCATTCATTGTAGAAACCGCCGAGGCATCGCTTGATATCTTCCTCAACCGTGTTCGGGACGCCGTGGGCTTCGGACACTTCCTCTCCGAAAAGCCGAATGCAGTCAAGGAAGTTCTGGAACCTTTTCGTGTGGCGCCGGACGAGCTCGCGCAGGAGCGGAAATATCGGATACCACTCAAGGACTCTGTAGAAATTCTCGTAGATGGTTTGGTATCCTTTTTCTCCTTC
The genomic region above belongs to Candidatus Niyogibacteria bacterium and contains:
- a CDS encoding glycosyltransferase family 4 protein, which translates into the protein MRFILITSKLNFETAGGAVLDLHWKAKRLVELGHDVTVITAFSRANLAVPELAYKLREENIAPFGDLLSIQRGVYRILKKYENDADAFYVDGHIFLYGAGFYRLLGGKTPVAAFFNIRLNSWRPATQSALTVSARRSLWQVFRWWIERIIGVQAANRIDAFIFNTPHLAALYYRFGIGSGKGVIIEDFIDTRAISEKYPRSSEQFENNNKKIMIFCSGRMLPEKGFDLVIRAFSKVADKDKYELIVSGSGPEEDNLRLLAQALGLESRIKFPGWVSRGDLLDFFARADIFVFPRWWLEYGSAILTEAMAFGLSSIIPGGGALEWLVSGGALTFKDGDIDDMARQIERLGKDAQLRRAISEKAIIRARELSYQNLGDRLAGILESITK